Proteins encoded within one genomic window of Procambarus clarkii isolate CNS0578487 chromosome 31, FALCON_Pclarkii_2.0, whole genome shotgun sequence:
- the LOC138370355 gene encoding ATP-dependent RNA helicase DDX1-like, whose product MSFNFGATEFKHPPKAGYVAVSQASKDCTVSSGVKGGGDKPQKLQNNAPHAVIIEPSRELAEQTLKQVQMFRKHLDNPVVRDLLVVGGIPVKEQIAALNAGVDIVCGTPGRLEDLINTGQLSLQSCKFFVLDEADGLLKQGHERLINNIYNSIPKITSEGKRLQMVVCSATLHSFEVKRMAERLMHFPTWVDLKGEDAVPETLHHVVVTIDPRTDSSWSNLRRYLQTDGVHVKDGVRPGNNTPETLSEAVKLLKGEYCIKAIDTHKMDQALIFCRTKLDCDNLERYFNQIDSKVVWTPNLVRQVKRAFRIDRRDEDGRNCVRRGKRPPLLLTLCSTIDLCTPNTRFKGGLDTQFGQTGEESI is encoded by the exons ATGTCTTTCAATTTTGGTGCAACAGAGTTCAAGCACCCACCTAAAGCGGGATACGTAGCAGTGTCTCAGGCCAGCAAGGACTGTACTGTGAGCTCAGGTGTGAAGGGAGGTGGAGACAAGCCACAAAAGCTTCAGAACAATGCTCCACATGCTGTCATTATTGAG CCTTCAAGAGAACTCGCAGAACAGACCCTAAAACAGGTTCAAATGTTTCGTAAGCATCTAGATAATCCAGTGGTTCGTGACcttcttgttgttggtggtatacCCGTGAAGGAGCAAATAGCAGCACTCAATGCAGGTGTGGATATTGTTTGTGGTACTCCAGGACGCTTGGAAGATCTTATTAATACAGGACAACTCTCTCTCCAGTCTTGCAAATTCTTTGTGTTGGATGAGGCTGATGGACTTCTTAAACAG GGGCATGAGCGTCTCATCAATAACATCTACAACTCCATACCCAAAATCACATCTGAAGGCAAGAGACTCCAGATGGTGGTCTGTTCTGCCACCCTACATTCCTTTGAAGTGAAGCGCATGGCA GAACGTTTGATGCACTTCCCGACCTGGGTAGATCTTAAAGGGGAAGATGCTGTGCCCGAGACTCTCCACCATGTTGTCGTAACCATTGATCCCAGAACGGATAGTAGCTGGAGCAATCTTCGTCGCTATCTGCAAACTGATGGCGTGCATGTTAAGGATGGCGTACGACCTGGGAACAATACACCTG AGACATTAAGTGAGGCGGTGAAGCTGCTGAAAGGAGAGTACTGCATTAAGGCTATTGACACACACAAAATGGATCAAGCACTAATATTCTGCCGCACTAAGTTGGATTGTGACAATTTAGAGCGCTATTTTAATCAAATTG attcaaaggtggtctggacacccaatttggtcagacaggtgaagagagcatttaggatagatcgaagagatgaagatggtcgcaattgtgttcgaagaggcaaacgcccccctttgctcctgacattatgttcaaccattgacctctgcacacctaacacaag attcaaaggtggtctggacacccaatttggtcagacaggtgaagagagcatttag